In Thermotomaculum hydrothermale, a single genomic region encodes these proteins:
- a CDS encoding SIR2 family protein: MSTDKVLLLGNGINRLKTNYSWENLLDDLIKKINLQKVIKNKKEKPFTLLFEEIAIRAMKSQNNKEIELKRTIANLVKNLKPNEFHEKFCNIGATHILTTNYDYNIENSKNENIKSNEKMRTANVFRETKYSMFRRRKCGEKFVWHIHGEADVPNSITFGHEHYVGYIQKIRNYLTTGIPRKDGENIISPFFSPNPKASINEIKNYEKYSWVDLFLGCDVHIVGFSFDYTEIDLWWLTIYKEKLRQKKENISKTVYHYIENSEKKTKQEKAKLSLLKSYGVTIKPYKLKDNSYECSYGEIIKSIQNSL; the protein is encoded by the coding sequence ATGAGTACAGATAAAGTATTGCTATTGGGTAATGGTATCAATAGGTTAAAAACAAACTATTCCTGGGAGAATTTGCTGGACGATTTAATAAAGAAAATTAACTTACAAAAAGTAATAAAGAATAAAAAAGAAAAACCTTTTACTTTGCTTTTTGAAGAAATTGCTATAAGGGCAATGAAATCACAGAATAATAAAGAAATAGAGTTGAAGAGAACAATTGCTAATTTGGTTAAAAATTTAAAACCTAATGAATTTCATGAGAAATTCTGCAATATAGGAGCAACTCACATATTAACAACAAATTATGACTATAATATTGAAAATTCTAAAAATGAGAACATTAAAAGTAATGAAAAAATGAGAACTGCAAATGTTTTTAGAGAAACAAAATACAGTATGTTTAGAAGAAGAAAATGTGGGGAAAAGTTTGTGTGGCATATTCATGGAGAAGCAGATGTTCCTAATAGTATTACGTTTGGACACGAGCATTATGTTGGTTATATACAGAAAATCAGGAATTATCTAACAACAGGAATCCCCAGAAAAGATGGCGAAAATATAATTTCTCCTTTTTTCTCTCCAAATCCTAAAGCTTCTATAAATGAAATAAAGAATTATGAAAAATATTCATGGGTTGACCTTTTTCTTGGTTGTGATGTACACATAGTTGGATTTTCTTTTGATTATACAGAGATTGATTTATGGTGGCTTACTATTTATAAAGAAAAGCTTAGACAGAAAAAAGAGAACATTAGCAAAACAGTTTATCACTATATTGAAAATTCAGAGAAAAAGACGAAACAAGAAAAAGCAAAACTTTCTCTTTTAAAATCTTATGGGGTAACAATTAAACCCTATAAGTTAAAAGATAATAGCTATGAATGTTCATACGGTGAAATAATTAAATCTATTCAAAATTCCCTGTAA
- a CDS encoding uracil-DNA glycosylase family protein, whose product MLNELLEMLLNKKSSNEVFNPYQNEYMLNNLRLYFEYLLENNSRILLVGEAPGYRGCRLTGIPFTSETIIRYSQHEIFKKLRDKINLIHEESESVSENTATILWSFLIEYNKPAPILWNAFPFHPHEKGVDESNRKPREKEIEEGLKYLKMVYEIFKPQKIAAIGRVGEAVLSQLFPFQEIIYIRHPSYGGKKDFIKGMLKLYDTNI is encoded by the coding sequence GTGTTAAATGAATTGTTAGAAATGTTGTTAAATAAAAAATCATCTAATGAAGTATTTAATCCATATCAAAATGAATATATGCTTAATAATTTAAGGTTATATTTTGAATATCTTTTAGAAAATAATTCGCGCATTCTCCTGGTTGGTGAGGCTCCTGGATACAGGGGATGTCGGTTGACAGGAATTCCATTTACAAGTGAAACTATAATAAGATATTCTCAACACGAAATATTCAAAAAATTAAGAGATAAAATTAACCTAATCCATGAAGAATCAGAAAGTGTTTCAGAAAACACAGCAACAATACTCTGGAGTTTTTTGATTGAATACAACAAACCAGCACCTATTTTATGGAATGCTTTTCCATTTCATCCACATGAAAAAGGGGTTGATGAAAGTAACAGAAAGCCAAGGGAAAAGGAAATTGAAGAGGGGCTAAAATACTTAAAAATGGTTTATGAAATCTTTAAACCTCAAAAGATTGCAGCTATTGGAAGGGTTGGTGAAGCAGTATTAAGCCAATTATTCCCTTTTCAAGAAATAATTTACATTCGTCATCCTTCCTATGGTGGCAAAAAAGATTTTATTAAAGGAATGTTAAAATTATATGATACTAATATCTAA
- a CDS encoding PH domain-containing protein → MSYIEKNLLAGEKLVYQAKLHWIIFIWSVLFLLIAIIFFMNKLAPFGWFFILLAIFQGLFSFITYSTSEFAVTNKRIIVKVGFIRRHSLEILLTKVEAISVNQGIWGRILNFGTIIITGSGGTKEPFHKIAAPLEFRKRAQEQIAAIQESKQ, encoded by the coding sequence ATGAGTTATATTGAAAAAAATCTTTTGGCAGGAGAGAAACTTGTATATCAGGCAAAATTGCATTGGATTATTTTTATCTGGTCAGTGCTATTTTTGCTTATAGCCATTATTTTTTTTATGAATAAGTTAGCACCGTTTGGCTGGTTTTTTATACTGCTTGCTATTTTTCAAGGGCTTTTTTCTTTTATAACATATTCCACTTCGGAGTTTGCTGTGACAAACAAAAGAATTATTGTAAAGGTAGGGTTTATTCGAAGACATTCCCTTGAAATACTTTTAACTAAAGTGGAAGCAATAAGTGTTAATCAAGGGATTTGGGGGAGGATATTAAATTTTGGAACCATAATTATAACTGGTTCCGGGGGGACAAAAGAGCCTTTTCATAAAATAGCAGCACCGCTTGAATTTAGAAAGAGAGCCCAGGAACAGATTGCAGCTATTCAAGAGTCAAAGCAATGA